In Streptomyces sclerotialus, the DNA window CCGCGAGGATGCGGCGTGCCTCGGCCGCGTCCAGCACCTCCGTGCCCAGGCGAGGGAAGTGCGCCTCGGTCAGGTCGATGATCGCTTTGGCCACGGGGTCCAACGGCACGTGTGCTCTCACCTCGTCGCGGTCGAGCCGGCAGCAAGCTGGCGAAGTATGACGATGAGAAATACGCCTAGGCGAAATGTCAATGCCGCCGGAGCCGCGACGGAGACGTCAGTCGGCCTTCTCGCCGCGCCCGGGCCGGTCAGCGCCGGATGCCGGCTCCTCGGCCGCGCGTACCGTCGCGGCCACCTCGTCGAGGTCACGCAGCGCCGATTCGGCGAACTCGCGCTCGGCCTCGTAGTACTTCTCCGACCACCGCAGGACGAGCTCGGTGTACGCCCAGGACTGCTCCTTGGCGGAACCCTCGGCCGTGGCACGGGCCCGGCGGCTCATCTTCTCGGCGTACGCGCGGTGTTGCTCGAGGACGCCGCGCAGCTGGTCCGGCTCCGTCATGTGGCCGAGCCACAGCCGCAGCATCACACCGTGCTTGAGTACGGGAGGCTCCACCGGGGCCTCGCTCACCCACCGGGCGGCGGCCTCCTTGCCGCTCGGGGTGATGCTGTACATCCGCTTGCCGCGGACTCCGTCCTCCTGGGACACCGTCCGGGACGTGACGTAACCGTGCTTCTCCAGGCGCTTGAGCTCGCCGTAGACCTGGCTGGCCGACGGGCTCCAGTAGAAGAACTGCAGGCTCGCATCGGCCCACTTCTTCAGGTCGTACCCGGACAGCTCCTCGCCGAAGGAGAGCAGCCCCAGTACGGCCCAGCTGGTGGGCGGCAGTTCAGCGGGGTCGAAGGGTGCGGTGGACTCGGTCACGGGCGTGAGTATAGGACCGGTGCCGCAGGTGAGCGGCGGTGCGTCGAGGGCGCGGAATACCCCGGGGCCGGCCGGGGCTGACCTGATCATGAACGAGATACTCGTGACCGGCGCGACCGGCAACGTCGGCGGACAGGTCGTCCGGCAGCTCCTGGCCGACGGCGCCACCGTGCGCGCACTGGCACGCAACCCCGCAACGGCCGCACTGCCGGACGGCGCCGAGGTCGTGGCCGGAGACCTGTCCGCGCCGGACACGCTGGCGGGAGCACTGGCCGGGAGCGACGCCGTGTTCCTCGTCTGGCCCTTCCTGACGACCGAGGGCGCCCCCGCCGTGCTGGACGCCGTCGCCCGCCACGCCCGCCGCGTCGTCCACCTCTCCTCGTCGGGAGTGCGCGAGGACGCCGGACGGCAGACCGACCCGATCAACCAGCTCCACGCCGACATGGAGCGGCTGGTGCAGCGGTCCGGCCTGGAATGGACGGTGCTGCGCGCGGACACCATCGCCTCCAACGCACGCGGCTGGGCCGGACAGATCCGCAGCACGCGTGTCGTCCGCGGTCCCGGCATCGCGGCCACCGCGGTGGTCCACGAGCGGGACGTCGCGGCAGTGGCGGCGCGAGCGCTGCTCGACGACGGCCACGCGGGGGCGACGTACGTGCTGACCGGACCGGAGGTGCTGAGCAGGACCGACCAGGTCCGGCTCATCGGGGAGGCGACCGGCCTCCCGGCGCGCTTCGAGCCGGTTCCGGTGCAGGTCGCGCGGGAGCAGATGCTCGCCGACGGCAGGCCGCCCGCTCTCGTGGAAGCCCTGCTGGCGAGCGCGGAGACGCGGCCCGCATCACACGTGATCACCTCGACGGTGGAAGACCTCACCGGGGCGCCGGCGCGTACGTTCCGGTCCTGGGCGGAGGAGCACGCGGACGAATTCCGCTAGGCCCGCCGGGCGTCAGTTCCGCTGGGTCCGCCGGGTGTCAGCCGGTTCCGCTTCCGGTGCGGGGCCGTCGCGGGCCGCGCGGCGCAGTTCGGTCTTGAGGACCTTGCCGCTCGCGTTGCACGGGAGTTCCGGTACGAGGTGGAAGCGGCGTGGCACCGTGAAGTTGGCGAGGCGCTCCCGGGCCCAGGCGGTGAGGGCTGCCGGGGTGGGCGGCTCCTGCGCGTGGACGGGGACGACGAAGGCGACACCGACCTCGCCGAGCCGCTCGTCCGGGGCTCCCACGACGGCGACCTCGGCGATGCCGGGGTGTGCGCCGAGGGCGTTCTCCACCTCCGCCGGGTAGGCGTTGAAGCGCCGACGACGTACATGTCCTTGAGCCGGTCGATGAGGGACAGGTAGCCGTGCTCGTCCAGTACGCCGACGTCACCGGTGTGCAGCCAGCCGCCGTCGGGGTCGACGGCGCGCGCGGTGGCCTCGGGGCCTCGAGGTAGCCGGCCATGACGTGATAGCCGCGGGAGACCACCTCGCCGGGCCGGCCGGGGGCAGCACCCGTCCGTCCGGTGCGACGATTCGCCGGCGCGACGGCCTGGACGCCGAGGAACGGGCCGACGAGATTCACCTGGAGCAGCCGCTGCAGGTTCTCCTCGGTCTCCTCCTCGATCGGCGCGGTGCGCCACAGGGCCGCGTTCTTCACCAGTGCGTTGATCCGGCCGAAGGTGTCCAGCGCTGCCGTGACGACCCGCTGCCGGCCGGCCGCTCCGGTCACGTCGTGCGGGACGAACAGGCTGGCCGATCCGGATGCGGAAGGTCTTCGCGGCCACCCAGGAGAGGCAGGCCTCGGAGGCGCTCATGTGCGCGTACTGCGTCAGTGAGTGGTGCTCGACCGCCCAGATCCGGTCAAAGCCCATTGGCTCGGCGTACACCGCCTGTTCGACGCAGTCCCGGATCACCTGGCGCTCGTTGCCGGGGGACGGGTCGGCCATCTGGGCCTCGAAGATCACCAGAACTATGGAGGGCGGGGGAAGGTGCGAGGGGGGCGGCGACGTACCGAAAACACGGACGGGTCACGGCCGTTGGTCCGGCCGTGACCCGTGTGATGGGAAAGGGGGAGGGGAGTCAGATCCCGCAGGGGCAGGGGCAGGAGCAGGAGCAGTCGCACCCGCAGCCGCGCTGTTCCGGCTGGAGCAGGCGGGCGATGCCTGCACGGAGATGGGTGTGCAGCGCGGCGTCCGAAGCGGAGTCCAGTGCCGGGGTGCGGAACGCCTTCCGCATCAGGCTCGTGCCGAGGAGCCACGCGGCGAGCAGTTCGGCGCGCAGCTCCGCGTCGGGCCCCTCCAGGCGTTCGGCGAACCGGCCCGAGAAGACCTCGGCCACCTTGTCGCGGAAGTGCCGGACGGCGTCCTCGCGGCTGGAGGAGCGCAGCACGGACAGCACCGGGTGCGGTACCTCCTCGTCCGGCGGGCCGCTGGTGACGAAGTCGCAGACCCAGCCGGCGACCTCGTCGAGCGGCACCTCCAGCAGCGGGTCGAAGATCGCGGTGTCCATGGACGCCGCGGCGAACAGGGCTTCCTTGGAGCCGAAATAGCGGTACACCAGGGCGGCGTCCACCCCGGCGTCCTTGGCGATGTCCCGGATGCTGGCGCCGTCGTAGCCGTACCTGCCGAAGCGCAGGGACGCCGCCGTCATCAGGGCGCTGCGCGTCCCGGCCGCACTGTGTTTGCGCGCCCGCGCGGGCTGCTCGCCGGTCTCCGCCTTCGCCTTCGCTGTCGATCCGTCCACGTGTTCGTACCTTCTTCGGCTCGTCGTTCAGCAGCACATGGTCCTGGATCCGGACCGTGTCCGGAAGTCATCGGTCGTTGTCATCAATCGTTGACCGCCTGTGGGGCGCGTGTCATAAGGTCGGCCTCAGACGATCATTCGAAAAGGTGATTATCAGTGACTGAGAGACGCGTCGCCGTCATCGGTACCGGTTACGTAGGGCTGACCACCGGGGCCTGCCTGGCCTCGCTCGG includes these proteins:
- a CDS encoding helix-turn-helix transcriptional regulator, producing the protein MTESTAPFDPAELPPTSWAVLGLLSFGEELSGYDLKKWADASLQFFYWSPSASQVYGELKRLEKHGYVTSRTVSQEDGVRGKRMYSITPSGKEAAARWVSEAPVEPPVLKHGVMLRLWLGHMTEPDQLRGVLEQHRAYAEKMSRRARATAEGSAKEQSWAYTELVLRWSEKYYEAEREFAESALRDLDEVAATVRAAEEPASGADRPGRGEKAD
- a CDS encoding NAD(P)H-binding protein, producing MNEILVTGATGNVGGQVVRQLLADGATVRALARNPATAALPDGAEVVAGDLSAPDTLAGALAGSDAVFLVWPFLTTEGAPAVLDAVARHARRVVHLSSSGVREDAGRQTDPINQLHADMERLVQRSGLEWTVLRADTIASNARGWAGQIRSTRVVRGPGIAATAVVHERDVAAVAARALLDDGHAGATYVLTGPEVLSRTDQVRLIGEATGLPARFEPVPVQVAREQMLADGRPPALVEALLASAETRPASHVITSTVEDLTGAPARTFRSWAEEHADEFR
- a CDS encoding AMP-binding enzyme is translated as MENALGAHPGIAEVAVVGAPDERLGEVGVAFVVPVHAQEPPTPAALTAWARERLANFTVPRRFHLVPELPCNASGKVLKTELRRAARDGPAPEAEPADTRRTQRN
- a CDS encoding TetR family transcriptional regulator, with the translated sequence MDGSTAKAKAETGEQPARARKHSAAGTRSALMTAASLRFGRYGYDGASIRDIAKDAGVDAALVYRYFGSKEALFAAASMDTAIFDPLLEVPLDEVAGWVCDFVTSGPPDEEVPHPVLSVLRSSSREDAVRHFRDKVAEVFSGRFAERLEGPDAELRAELLAAWLLGTSLMRKAFRTPALDSASDAALHTHLRAGIARLLQPEQRGCGCDCSCSCPCPCGI